A single window of Psychromonas ingrahamii 37 DNA harbors:
- a CDS encoding nuclease-related domain-containing protein yields MTKEKKSPLTAKPLRNPGQSLDEEINKLIDDKGTLYAVIVIFPIVLAALEWWRWYKELPYSPWIYTIIAFACSSFGFYKLFKLRNQVKNLKLGRDGEKAVGQYLELLRERGAKVFHDIVGNGFNIDHVVISTNGIFTVETKTYSKPATGKSSIQYFDKKLVIDGFESKTDILVQAKAEANWLNSLLKEMTGKSCKIKPVVVFPGWYIQCHADNPDVWVLNPKALPKYIENNPIQLTREEVNFFAYGLSRHIRNTQ; encoded by the coding sequence ATGACAAAAGAAAAAAAGTCACCATTAACCGCAAAACCATTAAGAAATCCTGGTCAATCATTGGATGAAGAAATTAATAAACTGATTGATGATAAAGGAACTTTATATGCTGTCATAGTTATTTTTCCTATCGTATTAGCCGCCCTCGAATGGTGGCGATGGTATAAAGAATTACCTTATTCGCCTTGGATATATACGATAATTGCGTTTGCATGCTCCTCTTTTGGTTTTTATAAGCTTTTTAAACTAAGAAACCAAGTTAAAAATTTAAAGCTTGGTCGAGATGGTGAAAAAGCTGTTGGTCAATATTTGGAGTTACTCAGAGAAAGAGGAGCTAAAGTATTTCATGATATTGTAGGTAATGGCTTTAATATTGATCATGTGGTCATATCGACAAATGGTATTTTTACGGTGGAGACTAAAACATATTCGAAGCCTGCTACAGGTAAATCATCTATCCAGTATTTTGATAAAAAACTGGTAATTGATGGTTTTGAAAGTAAGACAGATATTTTAGTTCAAGCAAAAGCGGAAGCTAATTGGTTAAATTCTCTTCTAAAAGAAATGACTGGTAAGTCATGCAAAATAAAACCAGTTGTTGTTTTTCCCGGCTGGTATATTCAGTGTCATGCTGATAATCCTGATGTATGGGTTTTAAATCCTAAGGCTCTCCCTAAATACATTGAAAATAATCCAATTCAATTAACACGGGAAGAAGTTAATTTTTTTGCTTATGGTTTATCTCGACATATAAGAAACACTCAATGA
- a CDS encoding (deoxy)nucleoside triphosphate pyrophosphohydrolase yields MKKINVVAAIIQCGEEILCVRRGPSKFNYISERYEFPGGKIEVDETKDNAIIREIKEELHLDIHGPTYFNTVDHQYPDFQITMHSFICLIDHKNITLTEHIDQQWLKIDELNNLDWAAADIPIVQKLQAEYIKG; encoded by the coding sequence TTGAAAAAAATAAATGTAGTTGCTGCAATCATACAGTGTGGCGAAGAAATTCTTTGTGTTCGTCGTGGGCCATCAAAATTTAATTATATTTCAGAACGTTATGAATTTCCGGGCGGTAAAATAGAAGTTGATGAGACAAAAGATAATGCAATAATTAGAGAAATTAAAGAAGAGTTACATTTAGATATACATGGCCCAACATATTTTAATACCGTTGATCACCAATATCCAGACTTTCAAATTACGATGCATTCTTTCATCTGTTTAATTGATCATAAAAATATAACACTGACTGAACATATTGATCAACAGTGGTTAAAAATAGATGAATTAAATAACCTTGATTGGGCTGCTGCAGATATTCCAATAGTTCAAAAACTTCAAGCAGAATATATAAAAGGATAA
- a CDS encoding 3'-5' exonuclease, translated as MSWMVPAHRLDAEQSHFLLNELGKPGNKWIKGVAGSGKSVLLLQSLNDILHKEPNAKILMTYYTHSLKQMYLAGIEELNIDQTNIHYGTYFAFRKMKNKAFDYIFCDEVQDFPEDALTEMTNHCKQLFICGDVNQSLYDNVIDPTCISSVTKSKGYTLTTIHRLTQSIVKLITKLMPSLGDIRASKVAKKADDVTVRLGKAQDEAEELKYIIENAAEEIKPDKSAAVLLPSHNEVRRFIDLYCDHFNINKWSLANNQYGKPNYGLMNNYFTNFPLHYIGNSYGNLVEASKKGKLTLMTYHSAKGLDFDTVYLPFLNKNTDIKNETLFMVALSRSKNTLVLTHTGSMHMYLNTISDSESCHKIDLGNSNYSNVSETLDDDFDF; from the coding sequence ATGTCGTGGATGGTACCTGCGCATCGATTAGATGCAGAGCAATCACATTTTCTTCTAAATGAATTAGGAAAGCCTGGGAATAAATGGATAAAAGGGGTTGCTGGTTCAGGGAAATCGGTTCTTCTTCTGCAATCCTTAAATGATATTTTACATAAAGAGCCTAATGCCAAAATATTAATGACTTATTACACTCATTCATTGAAACAAATGTATTTAGCAGGAATTGAAGAGTTAAATATAGATCAAACGAATATTCATTACGGTACATATTTTGCTTTTCGTAAGATGAAAAATAAAGCATTTGATTATATTTTTTGCGATGAAGTACAAGACTTTCCCGAAGATGCATTAACTGAAATGACAAATCATTGTAAGCAGTTGTTTATCTGTGGAGATGTGAATCAGTCACTTTATGATAATGTCATCGATCCTACTTGTATTTCAAGTGTTACTAAATCAAAAGGTTATACCCTAACGACCATACATCGTTTAACTCAATCAATCGTAAAGCTAATTACAAAATTAATGCCGAGTTTGGGTGATATTAGAGCATCTAAAGTGGCAAAAAAAGCAGATGATGTAACAGTGCGACTCGGAAAGGCACAAGATGAAGCTGAAGAATTAAAATACATTATTGAAAATGCAGCAGAAGAAATTAAACCTGATAAAAGCGCAGCTGTTTTATTACCTTCACATAATGAGGTTAGAAGATTTATAGATCTTTACTGTGACCATTTTAATATTAACAAATGGTCACTAGCAAATAACCAATATGGTAAGCCTAATTACGGACTTATGAATAATTATTTTACTAATTTCCCTTTGCACTACATTGGAAATAGTTATGGAAATTTAGTCGAGGCGAGTAAAAAAGGAAAATTGACTTTGATGACTTACCACAGTGCTAAAGGACTCGATTTTGATACTGTATATTTACCATTTTTGAACAAGAATACGGATATAAAAAATGAAACTTTATTTATGGTTGCACTTTCAAGAAGTAAAAATACGCTTGTGTTAACACACACAGGAAGCATGCATATGTATTTAAATACTATTTCCGACTCTGAGTCTTGTCATAAAATTGATTTGGGTAATTCAAATTATAGTAATGTTAGTGAAACATTAGACGACGATTTTGATTTTTAA
- a CDS encoding alternative ribosome-rescue factor A — protein sequence MAKNKKVVKAAALSPKAVTIQKQADLARGTINHSALGALVTSKVFCMRVVKAKKGKGSFDRKAKHSGKECYQIAA from the coding sequence ATGGCTAAAAATAAAAAAGTGGTAAAAGCAGCAGCGCTGAGCCCAAAAGCAGTAACAATACAAAAACAGGCAGACCTTGCAAGAGGTACGATCAACCACTCAGCATTGGGTGCACTGGTCACAAGCAAAGTTTTTTGCATGAGAGTCGTAAAAGCGAAAAAAGGAAAAGGATCATTTGATCGTAAAGCAAAGCACTCAGGAAAAGAGTGTTATCAAATAGCGGCTTAA
- a CDS encoding DUF3427 domain-containing protein, producing the protein MVLDGLSKSLKTGFIDKDSISEMLYQPTLLVNKKTPPQKVLSTILDELHYCDEFYISVAFVTTSGVATLMNILQDLEEKGVKGKVVVSQYLNFTQPEALRKLLKFTNIELRIATNENSHSKGYLFKKAEYYNFIIGSSNLTGSALATNKEWNLKVSALHSSSIVEKIMGEFDVDFDRGTPVTASFIDAYENIYNKQKILFKEHESVLIEPEISPNSMQVEALDNINVLRQSGARKALLISATGTGKTYLSAFDAQALKPKRLLFVVHRLTIALKSLETFQNVFGTGKTMGVYSGSKQELDKDFLFATVQTISKQNHLDQFNKDYFDYIIIDESHRSGANSYKRLIEHFEPTFLLGMTATPERTDGEDIFSLFDHNIAYEIRLNRAMEEGMLSNFHYYGVTDLIIDNVIQENMGDFAFLSSHERVDNIIKHACFYGSDNGITRGLVFCSRNEEAKKLAEMFNQSGFRSLALSGENSEDERARAIERLETDNLAEKLDYIFTVDIFNEGIDIPKVNQIIMIRPTDSAIVFVQQLGRGLRKVDGKDYLTVIDFIGNYNNNYLIPIALYGDTSYNKDALRRSISGGSRLIPGSSTVNFDAITKERIFASIDSANMKMLTDLKKDYFLLKYKLGRIPLMMDFIEHGSRDPYLYVEYSKSYYNFICRVENTAEYNLSSEKVALLTNFSLNINNAKRVEECIIIKELIIHSFLELSDFKNIISSKYGYVVSDETIESCIINLNFKFIKKESSVVEYDSKLKLSPTFNLHLKNSLFKSFLIDNIEYSIYTYNKRFELKNHINGFQLYGKYTRRDVCRILNWEKNYDSTVYGYKIHRNEAPLFVTYRKEYDISLTTQYNDHFINQEEFAWESKAGRRLDSKDVMAIRDANSSGLKISLFIQKSNDEGADFYFMGNVDIVRGSLIQEYKFNDKNKEVPVVHMKFKLQNTVQESLYRYLIGEKQDEILERVNSSLDITNNFTSKGLVEAETTPIIKEVAPTIFEKVTNDKEGNLIPFYDFYAAAGSFSEMQENKDFTDLEVPLQYSADKKYFACRVVGESMNRRIKNNSICIFKESLGGSRNGKIVLVENYGKNDDDYNSSFTIKTYASEKRATDDGEWEHSVILLKPNSTESRFKDIVLHEDDCENMRIVGEFVTVLEK; encoded by the coding sequence ATGGTATTAGATGGTCTGAGTAAAAGTTTAAAAACTGGCTTTATTGATAAAGATTCAATTTCTGAAATGTTATATCAACCGACGTTATTGGTTAACAAAAAGACCCCACCACAAAAAGTCCTGTCTACCATATTAGATGAATTACACTATTGTGATGAATTCTATATTTCAGTCGCGTTCGTGACAACAAGTGGCGTGGCTACTTTAATGAATATCCTCCAAGACCTTGAAGAAAAAGGTGTTAAAGGGAAAGTTGTTGTTTCACAGTACTTAAACTTTACGCAACCTGAAGCTCTTAGAAAACTTTTAAAATTCACTAATATTGAACTACGTATAGCAACTAATGAAAACTCTCATTCAAAAGGGTATTTATTTAAGAAAGCTGAATATTATAATTTCATTATAGGCAGTAGTAACCTCACAGGATCAGCGTTAGCAACAAATAAAGAATGGAACCTTAAGGTTTCAGCGCTTCATTCAAGCAGTATTGTTGAAAAAATAATGGGGGAATTTGATGTTGATTTTGATAGGGGGACGCCTGTTACTGCATCGTTTATTGATGCCTATGAAAATATTTATAATAAACAAAAGATTCTATTTAAAGAACATGAATCAGTATTGATTGAACCTGAAATATCACCTAATTCTATGCAAGTAGAGGCATTAGATAATATTAATGTGTTGAGACAAAGTGGCGCTAGAAAAGCGCTTCTTATATCTGCAACAGGTACAGGTAAAACTTATTTATCTGCCTTTGATGCACAGGCTTTAAAACCAAAACGATTATTGTTTGTAGTGCATCGTTTAACTATCGCACTAAAATCATTAGAAACATTTCAAAATGTTTTTGGAACAGGTAAAACGATGGGAGTCTACTCTGGTTCTAAACAAGAACTGGATAAAGACTTTCTATTTGCTACCGTACAAACTATTTCAAAACAAAACCATTTAGATCAATTTAATAAAGATTATTTCGATTATATCATCATTGATGAATCTCACCGTTCAGGTGCCAATTCATATAAACGGCTTATTGAACATTTTGAACCAACGTTTTTATTAGGAATGACAGCGACACCTGAAAGAACTGATGGTGAAGATATATTTAGTCTTTTTGATCACAATATTGCTTATGAGATCCGCTTAAATAGAGCGATGGAAGAAGGTATGTTAAGTAACTTTCATTATTATGGCGTTACTGACCTAATCATTGATAATGTTATACAAGAAAATATGGGAGACTTTGCGTTTCTTTCATCACATGAAAGAGTTGATAATATTATTAAACATGCTTGCTTTTATGGTTCTGATAACGGTATTACACGAGGTCTCGTTTTTTGTTCACGAAATGAAGAAGCGAAGAAGTTAGCAGAAATGTTTAATCAGAGTGGTTTTCGTTCTTTAGCCCTTTCTGGAGAAAATTCGGAAGATGAAAGAGCTCGAGCGATTGAGCGGTTGGAGACTGACAACTTAGCAGAAAAATTGGATTATATTTTCACCGTTGACATTTTCAATGAAGGAATTGATATTCCAAAAGTTAATCAGATTATAATGATTCGACCTACAGATTCTGCAATTGTGTTTGTACAGCAGTTGGGACGGGGGCTACGAAAAGTAGACGGTAAGGACTACCTAACTGTAATTGATTTTATTGGAAATTATAATAATAATTACCTGATACCCATCGCACTTTATGGTGACACCTCGTATAACAAAGATGCTTTACGTAGATCAATATCAGGTGGCAGTAGGCTGATCCCAGGAAGTTCAACGGTCAATTTTGATGCTATTACTAAAGAACGAATTTTTGCATCAATTGATTCTGCAAATATGAAAATGCTGACAGATTTGAAAAAGGATTATTTCCTTTTAAAGTATAAGCTTGGTCGTATCCCTTTGATGATGGATTTTATCGAGCATGGTTCACGAGATCCATATCTATATGTTGAATATTCTAAGTCTTATTATAACTTTATCTGTAGAGTTGAGAATACAGCCGAGTATAACTTAAGCAGCGAAAAAGTAGCATTACTAACTAACTTTTCATTAAACATCAATAACGCGAAGAGAGTAGAAGAATGCATTATAATTAAAGAACTTATAATACACTCTTTCTTAGAATTAAGTGATTTCAAAAATATCATTAGTAGTAAATATGGCTACGTAGTATCAGATGAAACTATCGAATCTTGTATTATTAACCTCAACTTCAAGTTTATAAAAAAAGAATCTTCGGTTGTCGAATATGATAGTAAATTAAAACTGTCACCAACGTTTAATCTGCACTTGAAAAACTCTCTATTTAAAAGCTTTCTTATTGATAATATTGAATACTCCATATACACCTACAACAAGCGGTTTGAACTTAAAAACCATATAAATGGTTTTCAACTATATGGGAAATATACGCGTAGAGATGTATGCCGAATACTTAATTGGGAGAAAAATTATGATAGTACCGTTTACGGTTACAAAATCCATCGTAATGAAGCTCCTCTTTTTGTTACATACAGAAAAGAATATGATATTTCTCTAACTACTCAATATAACGATCATTTTATTAACCAAGAAGAATTTGCGTGGGAATCTAAAGCAGGAAGAAGACTTGATAGTAAAGACGTCATGGCAATTCGTGATGCGAACAGCTCTGGTCTGAAAATATCATTATTCATTCAAAAAAGTAATGACGAAGGTGCTGATTTTTATTTCATGGGTAATGTTGATATTGTTAGAGGATCATTAATTCAAGAATATAAATTCAATGACAAGAATAAAGAAGTACCAGTAGTTCATATGAAATTCAAATTACAAAATACTGTCCAGGAATCACTTTATAGGTATCTAATAGGTGAAAAACAAGACGAGATTTTAGAAAGAGTAAATAGCTCTTTAGATATTACTAATAATTTCACTTCAAAGGGCTTAGTCGAAGCAGAGACCACTCCAATTATTAAAGAGGTAGCACCTACTATTTTTGAAAAAGTTACAAACGATAAAGAAGGGAACCTTATACCATTTTATGACTTTTATGCTGCGGCAGGCTCTTTTAGTGAGATGCAAGAAAACAAAGATTTTACAGATCTTGAGGTGCCTTTACAGTACTCTGCAGATAAAAAATATTTCGCTTGTAGGGTTGTTGGTGAGTCTATGAACCGTAGAATTAAAAATAACTCTATTTGTATATTCAAGGAATCCCTCGGTGGTTCACGAAATGGTAAAATTGTTCTCGTTGAAAATTATGGTAAAAATGACGATGACTATAATTCATCATTTACGATTAAAACATATGCTAGTGAAAAAAGAGCTACTGATGATGGTGAGTGGGAACATTCGGTTATTTTACTGAAGCCGAATTCCACAGAGTCACGATTTAAGGATATTGTCCTTCATGAAGATGATTGTGAGAATATGCGAATTGTTGGAGAATTTGTTACCGTACTAGAAAAATAA
- a CDS encoding GNAT family N-acetyltransferase, translated as MSNISIRPAIINDCQTILHFITELAIYENAEHEVLATEQSIKQSIFSEKSHVNALICEHQGVPIGIAIYFYNYSTWLAKSGLYLEDLYISQAFRGQGAGKKLLQHLAKIAIDNHCGRFEWSCLDWNKPSRDFYEMVGAVAQSEWVGYRLSGEALSDFAKQS; from the coding sequence ATGAGTAATATATCCATACGTCCCGCAATAATTAATGATTGCCAAACAATTTTGCATTTCATCACCGAACTGGCTATTTACGAAAATGCTGAACATGAAGTATTAGCCACAGAGCAAAGCATTAAACAGAGTATCTTTTCTGAAAAAAGTCATGTCAACGCACTGATTTGTGAACACCAAGGCGTGCCGATCGGTATTGCTATCTACTTTTATAACTACTCGACTTGGCTTGCCAAGTCAGGCCTTTACTTAGAAGATCTCTACATATCTCAGGCGTTTCGTGGACAAGGGGCAGGTAAAAAATTATTACAGCATTTAGCAAAAATCGCCATTGATAATCATTGTGGCCGTTTTGAATGGAGTTGTTTGGATTGGAACAAACCTTCCCGTGACTTTTATGAAATGGTTGGCGCGGTAGCCCAATCAGAATGGGTTGGTTATCGCTTAAGCGGAGAAGCTCTTTCTGACTTTGCTAAACAGTCATAA
- a CDS encoding peptidase, whose product MENYNKKETPAYIICSTAEFITLTVNSSIEIPFTRVVIDNYQSSEDLKGAIEARLNLSFSLIDSKDCILLFCNDLDVKSITKINIFNVDKAYCLDEDSKHFYQTVINPQLHSQVFLPLINCELIAQEKSISNLKTNILKEFHFSPCNIDEIKELNVKNNIKLRNVIDFKRECRIFGDSDFSFLADIFTIAVLIKISTESNQNNKDESKAPNYKKYKGGYNFLPKEHLLMIYQESVEASFLAEFRKNELLSKLNEGLRFSNQDNFSFVSFAYIYLKAKSYFMKSNQALKDIKNFHHSLKENAICDNEADQAIYLLLCEVGYQSLCDDLYIETPPPIYVGNDIESPSLKIKKLSKQLDQAQSDKAGVESQLEQAKNDKTVVESQLKQAQSDKARVESQLEQAKNDKTVVERQLEQAQNDKAIVERQLEQAQSDKAIVERQLEQSQSDNDGVERQLEQAKNDKTVVERQLEQAQSDKTVVESQLEQAQSDKNEAASQLEQAQSYKARFERQLEQVQSDKAGVESQLEQAIKDENEFKRIDPVIKSANDDKSKHKWSEDEFRKDYICISKKDLINAYPVTTLNGIAKKETTNITQRNFLDKLIENKKQLKA is encoded by the coding sequence GTGGAAAATTATAATAAAAAAGAAACCCCTGCGTATATTATTTGTTCTACAGCTGAGTTCATAACTTTAACTGTAAATTCTAGTATAGAAATCCCTTTTACAAGAGTAGTTATAGATAACTATCAATCATCTGAAGATTTGAAAGGTGCGATTGAAGCAAGGTTGAATCTATCTTTTTCTTTAATTGATTCGAAAGATTGTATCTTACTCTTCTGTAATGACTTAGATGTTAAATCAATTACCAAAATTAATATCTTTAATGTAGATAAAGCATATTGTTTAGATGAAGACTCAAAACATTTTTATCAAACTGTAATAAACCCGCAGCTACACAGCCAAGTTTTTTTACCTTTAATTAATTGTGAGCTTATTGCTCAGGAAAAAAGTATAAGTAACTTGAAGACTAATATATTAAAAGAATTTCATTTTTCTCCATGCAATATTGATGAAATCAAAGAATTAAATGTTAAAAACAATATTAAGCTGAGAAATGTAATTGATTTTAAACGAGAGTGTCGGATATTCGGTGATAGTGATTTTTCTTTTCTAGCTGATATATTTACTATTGCCGTATTAATAAAAATTAGTACTGAGTCTAACCAGAACAACAAAGATGAATCGAAGGCCCCGAATTACAAAAAATATAAAGGAGGGTATAATTTTTTACCTAAAGAACATCTATTAATGATTTATCAAGAGTCTGTTGAAGCCTCTTTTTTGGCTGAATTTAGAAAAAATGAGTTATTGAGTAAACTCAATGAGGGGCTTAGGTTTTCAAATCAAGATAATTTTTCATTCGTATCTTTTGCTTATATATATTTAAAGGCGAAGAGCTATTTTATGAAATCAAACCAAGCATTAAAAGATATAAAAAACTTTCATCATAGTTTAAAAGAAAATGCTATTTGTGATAATGAAGCTGATCAAGCTATTTACCTTCTGCTTTGTGAGGTCGGTTATCAAAGCTTATGTGATGACCTTTATATCGAGACTCCTCCACCTATATATGTAGGAAATGATATTGAAAGTCCATCATTAAAAATAAAAAAATTGAGTAAGCAGTTAGATCAAGCTCAAAGCGATAAAGCTGGAGTTGAAAGCCAATTAGAGCAAGCTAAAAATGATAAAACTGTAGTTGAAAGCCAGTTAAAGCAAGCTCAAAGTGATAAAGCTAGAGTTGAAAGCCAATTAGAGCAAGCTAAAAATGATAAAACTGTAGTTGAAAGGCAGTTAGAGCAAGCTCAAAATGATAAAGCTATAGTTGAAAGGCAGTTAGAGCAAGCTCAAAGTGATAAAGCTATAGTTGAAAGGCAGTTAGAGCAATCTCAAAGTGATAACGATGGAGTTGAAAGGCAGTTAGAGCAAGCTAAAAATGATAAAACTGTAGTTGAAAGGCAGTTAGAGCAAGCTCAAAGTGATAAAACTGTAGTTGAAAGCCAGTTAGAGCAAGCTCAAAGTGATAAAAATGAAGCTGCAAGCCAATTAGAGCAAGCTCAAAGTTATAAAGCTAGATTTGAAAGGCAGTTAGAGCAAGTTCAAAGTGATAAAGCTGGAGTTGAAAGCCAGTTAGAGCAAGCTATAAAGGATGAAAATGAATTTAAACGTATAGATCCTGTTATTAAGAGTGCTAATGACGATAAATCAAAGCATAAATGGAGTGAAGATGAATTTAGAAAAGATTATATTTGCATCAGTAAAAAAGACTTAATAAACGCTTATCCCGTAACCACATTGAATGGCATTGCAAAAAAAGAAACAACAAATATTACACAGAGAAATTTTCTGGATAAATTAATAGAAAATAAAAAACAATTAAAAGCGTAG
- a CDS encoding fructose bisphosphate aldolase yields the protein MNKEQFEKMHSGKGFVAALDQSGGSTPKALAKYGLGEDAYKDSQEMFKLVHEMRVRIIKAPAFNSENILASILFEVTMDSKIDGLYSGDYLWEKKGIIPLLKVDKGLLEKENGVQLMKNIDNLPSLLDKAVDRHIFGTKMRSLILEANETGIVEVVKQQFEIAKKIIARGLVPILEPEVDINANEKEKCEKILHDALKAQIEKLSKDEFIMLKLTIPNKADLYLDLTKYNCVIRVLALSGGYAQDEANKLLAKNHNMIASFSRALSQGLSANQSDANFNQTIQKSIQNIYAASIKKESK from the coding sequence ATGAACAAAGAACAATTTGAAAAAATGCACAGTGGAAAAGGCTTTGTTGCAGCACTTGATCAAAGCGGAGGCAGTACACCCAAAGCGTTAGCAAAATATGGGTTAGGTGAAGATGCCTATAAAGATTCACAAGAGATGTTTAAATTAGTCCATGAGATGCGAGTCAGAATAATTAAAGCGCCCGCTTTTAATAGTGAAAATATTCTCGCGTCAATCTTATTTGAAGTCACTATGGATAGTAAAATTGATGGGCTTTATAGCGGAGATTATTTATGGGAGAAAAAGGGAATTATCCCACTATTAAAAGTAGATAAAGGCCTATTGGAAAAAGAGAATGGTGTTCAGTTAATGAAAAATATCGACAACCTTCCTTCTCTATTAGATAAAGCAGTGGATAGGCATATTTTTGGAACAAAAATGCGTTCGCTTATACTAGAAGCCAATGAAACTGGAATAGTTGAGGTTGTAAAACAGCAATTTGAAATCGCTAAAAAAATCATTGCCAGGGGATTAGTGCCCATCCTTGAGCCAGAAGTTGACATCAATGCTAACGAAAAAGAAAAATGTGAAAAGATATTGCACGACGCATTGAAAGCACAGATAGAAAAACTGTCTAAAGATGAGTTTATTATGCTAAAGCTGACCATTCCCAACAAGGCTGATTTATATTTAGACCTTACAAAATATAATTGTGTCATTAGAGTCTTAGCGCTTTCAGGTGGTTATGCCCAAGACGAGGCCAACAAATTATTGGCAAAAAACCACAACATGATAGCCAGTTTTTCTCGTGCTTTATCTCAAGGGTTGAGTGCCAATCAAAGTGACGCCAATTTTAATCAAACCATTCAAAAGTCGATTCAGAATATTTACGCCGCATCAATTAAGAAAGAAAGTAAGTAA
- a CDS encoding DUF2254 domain-containing protein, with protein sequence MNKLIRFWGDLRSSFWFLPFLIVLSSIIYAIALIRIDRAGSDRWLGQWPQIFGVGAEGAREMLSTLAGSMMTVMGITFSMTLLALTLASSQYSSRVLRNFMRSRVTQVTLGTFAGIFVYCLIVMHTIRTVDAPFVPSVAVFFAFLLALGGIAVLIFFIHHIASSIQASNIIASVAQDTYVSIDRLLPKKLDHEPDEYESRNQVLESLDERVWYPVPVAVSGYIQSVDYDALLQLAEDSRTIVRMEHGIGAFVVQDTALVSLALTYPPDQKIIDALNGAYSIGRNRLVEQDPAFGIRQIVDIAIKALSPGINDTSTAVMCVDYLAAILARLAGRQFPPVQRYEGETLRVIAIVPSFEGLLAESFDQIRANAEVNVAILARILSAFDSIGSLTFRDSHLRALNEQLQCIAELANRCIKSSHDSARLKKRLSEVRETLKAQSALCAAEDKG encoded by the coding sequence ATGAATAAGTTAATACGGTTTTGGGGTGATCTGCGATCGAGTTTCTGGTTTTTGCCTTTTCTGATCGTTCTGAGCAGCATTATTTACGCGATAGCGTTGATCAGAATAGACCGCGCCGGGAGCGACCGATGGCTGGGCCAGTGGCCGCAGATATTTGGAGTCGGGGCGGAAGGCGCACGCGAAATGTTGTCCACGCTCGCTGGTTCGATGATGACGGTTATGGGCATCACGTTCTCCATGACCCTGCTGGCACTGACGCTGGCTTCTAGCCAGTACTCCTCACGCGTCTTGCGCAACTTTATGCGCAGCCGTGTCACGCAGGTTACGTTGGGAACCTTTGCCGGAATTTTCGTCTATTGTTTGATCGTGATGCACACTATTCGCACTGTCGATGCGCCATTCGTGCCCAGTGTGGCGGTGTTTTTCGCCTTTCTTCTGGCACTTGGCGGCATTGCCGTCCTCATTTTTTTTATTCATCACATTGCCTCGTCGATCCAGGCATCCAACATCATCGCCTCCGTCGCTCAGGATACCTACGTTTCTATCGATCGGCTGCTGCCAAAAAAACTGGATCATGAGCCCGATGAATACGAAAGCCGGAATCAGGTGCTCGAGTCACTGGATGAGAGGGTCTGGTATCCAGTGCCGGTAGCCGTGAGTGGTTACATTCAAAGTGTGGATTATGATGCGCTGCTGCAACTGGCGGAGGACAGCAGGACCATAGTGCGTATGGAGCACGGCATCGGCGCGTTCGTTGTGCAAGATACGGCGCTAGTATCACTCGCCCTGACCTACCCGCCAGACCAGAAGATAATTGATGCACTTAATGGTGCTTACAGTATTGGCCGAAATCGCCTCGTTGAGCAGGATCCAGCTTTCGGTATCAGGCAAATTGTGGATATAGCCATCAAGGCACTTTCTCCCGGAATCAATGACACCTCAACGGCGGTTATGTGCGTGGACTATCTGGCTGCGATTCTGGCTCGGCTGGCCGGTAGACAATTCCCGCCCGTGCAACGTTACGAGGGAGAAACGCTGCGTGTGATAGCGATCGTTCCGAGCTTTGAGGGGCTATTGGCCGAGTCCTTCGATCAGATTCGAGCTAACGCTGAAGTGAATGTTGCCATACTGGCGCGTATCCTTAGCGCTTTTGATAGCATCGGCAGCCTGACGTTCAGAGACAGTCACTTACGAGCACTCAACGAACAGCTGCAGTGCATTGCCGAACTGGCCAATCGCTGCATCAAATCCAGCCATGATAGCGCGCGGCTCAAAAAGCGTTTGTCGGAGGTGCGTGAAACGCTGAAAGCTCAGTCAGCATTGTGCGCAGCGGAAGATAAGGGCTAG